The segment CAGATGCCGGTGGTGCCGATCTGGGCGCCGCCGGCCTTGTTGTTCACGGGGCCGGTCCGGCCGTTGTCGTCGCCGTACGCGTACCAGCGGTGCGCCCAGATGGCGTCGGTGCCCTGGGCGCCGCCGCCCGCGGACTCGTCCTCGCCCGCGTGCACGAACTGGAAGTGGTCGATATAGCCGTCGGACTCGTTGAAGTTGCCGTCGTTGTCGAAGTCGTAGCGGTCCCAGAGGTCGTACTGCCTGAGGTCCGCGGTGATCTGCTCGTCGGTGCGGCCGCGCGCCTTCTGGTCGGCGACCCAGGCGTTGACGCCGTCGCGCACCGCGTCCCAGACGTTCTTGCAGTTGCTCTCGCCGCAGAAGTTGGAGCCGTAGCGGGCCTCGTTCCACTCGACCTTGACCCAGTCGGAGACCGTACCGTCGACGGAGTAGCGGCCGGAGGACGCCTTCTCGAAGTACCTCTTCACCGACTGCTTGGGCTGCCCCTGGGCGTCCTTGCCGGTGCCGAAGTAGAGGTCCTGGAAGTGGGCGCGGTTGTAGTCCGCCTTCCAGTCGGTGGCGTTGTCCTTGGTACGGTCCGGCTCTTTGATCTTGTTGTGCAGCGGGCCGGGGGTGCCGCCGTACCGCTTGACCGGCGGCTGGGGGCCCTCGGGCCCGTCGGGGTCGTACATCGTGGTGTCGTCGACCTTGTCGCCGAACTCCACCAGGATCGTGAAGATCTTGTCGGTCTTCTCCCGGCCCAGCTCGACGTACTTGCCCTTGTCGAGCTTGACGACGTTGGACGCACCGCGCTTCTCGACGGTCGCCTCACCGCTGATGACCTGTTCGAGTGCGGTCTCGCGCTGCTGGGCCTGCTGTTTGCTGAAGGGCCCGTCGAGATCGTGGTCCACATGGTCCTTGGCGGGTGCCGGGTCCCGGCGCTGCTCGGCGCCGCCGGCCGGGGACACGGCGGCCGCGGCGGACACGGCCGGCCGGGCCTCCCCGTCCTCGGCCCGCGCGGTGCCGTACGCCGAGACCGTGGCGGCCGTCGCGGCGAGCGCGACGACGACCGCGGAGGCCCTGAAGGACCGGCCGCGGCCGTTTCTGGTGGTGGTCACGTGAAGAAATTCCTCCCCCGCGCCCGGGCGCCGCGGATCCGATGGGATGGGTGGGGCCGTCCGGGCGGGGGTCGCGCGTCAAGTGACGGCATTCGACCGTACGTACGGAAGAAAAGACAGTCCTTGACTTGGACACACCAACTGCCCTATGCGGAGGTGGTGTTCCGATATCCGGACGGGCGTGACCGGTGGGCTCCGGGGGTACGGAGGACGGGGGCGGGTCCGGTAGGGGCGGGCGGGTCCCCGGCGGGTCCCCGGCGGGTCTCCGGCGGGGTGGAACGGGGCGGGCAAGGGCGCCCCGGCAGGCCTAACCATCGAACACGACCGCCGTCAAGGGGTGTGAACCTGTGCGCCCCCCATGCCCCGGCGGCCGGGGTGGCGGAACGCTTACCCCGCTCCCCGCCGGGCATTCAGCACCGTAGAGTCGCTCGGCGGTGCGACCGCGTCGAGCGACACCCCCCGGTCCGGTCTTCCAACTGTCGTGAGGACGGTAACCGTCATGCCGCGTCCGACCGCCGTACAGCTCGCCTCCGGTTCGGCCACCGTCGTCTTCTCGGCGCTCGCCCTGCTGCTGTTCACCGGGACCACCCACGCCCTCGGGGTGGCTGCCATCGGAGTGGCCGCCATGGCCCTCGGACTGCTGGTGGCCACCGCCCTGCCGATGAGCCGGGCGCTGAAGGCGGCGGCCCGTCCCGCCGCGCCCGCTCCCCGCCCGAAGGCACATGCGGGAGCGGGCTCGGACTCGTCCGCGGCCCGGTAGCCCGGGCGGCCCTCTTTGCCGGTCAGACGGTGGTGCCGGGGCCGGTGCCGTCCGGCACCGTCACCACCACGGTCTTGGCCGCCTTGTCGTGCAGACCCTGCCGATAGGGCTTGTCGGCCAGGATCGTGATGATGATGACCAGCCACCAGACACAGAAGCAGCAGACCAGTGCGGGCACCCAGAGCACGGCCGCCCGGGTGAAGGACGCGCCGGTGTTCGGTGTGCTGCCGTCGTTGAGCATCGCGACGCGCAGCTTCAGCAGCTTCTTGCCGACGGTCTGGCCGGTCTTGCGCACCATGAGCGTGTCATAGCCGACGTACGCCACCAGCGAGATCAGCGACCAGAGCCATTGGCGGCCGGTGTTGAGATCGCTGGTGATGTCGTTCCAGTCGTCACCGCTGTTCCCGGAGGACCAGCCGCCCGCGAGCAACGAGATGATGAACAGCGGAATGAAGATGATCAGTGCGTCGATCACCCGGGCGGCCAGGCGGCGGCCGAAATCGGCGAGCGGCGGCATGCCCGCGAGCGGGTCGGGGGTTCCGCCGTACGGGCCACCGCCGTAGGGGCTGCCGCCGTACGGGGGCGGGGGGGTTCCGCCCGCGCCGCCGTAGGGGCCGCCCTGGCCCGGGCCGTACGGCGAACCCGGCGGCGGGCCCGGGGGCGGTGGCGGCGGCTCCTGGCCGCCCGGCGGTGGCGGCGGCGGTGGTGGTGGCGGGGGCTCGGAACCGCCGCTCTGCCCGCCCGGCCCGGGCGGCCGCTTGGCGAACGGATCGTCGTCGCTGGGCCGGTCGCGTCCTGGGTCCCCCCAGCCGGAGGGCGGTGGCTGGTCGTTGCTCATGAGGGCAGTGCAACCCGCGCCCGGGGTCGCCGCAAAAGGACGCACGCCGTTCGGGGGACACCGCCCCCGCTCCGGCGGGTGGGTCCGGCTCAGCCCCGGACGTAGGTACGGGCGGCCTTGTCGTGCCAGCACTGCCGCCAGGGCCGGTCGAAGAGACACCACGCGGCATTGACCACGCCCACGGCGATCAGCCCGAGACCGCAGTAGACCAGCCAGCGGCGGAGCGCGGCGCCGAACGACGGCGGCTCGTGGGACTCGATGTCCACGACCGTGACCCCGCAGAGCTTCTTGCCGAGGGTACGGCCCCATTTGGCGGTCGGCAGCGCCTCGTACAGCGCCCCCAGGACCAGCAGCGCGGCCAGCACGATGCCGAACTGGACGCCCGTGGTGCCGTCCAGCAGCCAGACCGTGACGGTCACACCGGACCGCTCGGCCGCCTCGATCTTGCCGTTGATGTGGTCGATCGCGCCGGTCAGCAGGGGTAGGGCGACAGCGCCCACCAGCGCGCCGAGGACGGTCGTATCGATGAGCCGGGCGGCCAGCCGTCTGCCGAGTCCGGCGGGCCGGGCCGCGGCCTGCGCCTGGGCGATGGCCAGGAAGGGATCGCTGACCGGGGGCTTCCACGGGATGACCGGCGCCTCGGGCGGCTGCTGCGCCCAGGAGGCGGCACCGCCCCCGGCCCCGTCGGCCCCCGGCACCGGCCGCACCGGCTGCGCCTGCTCGGGCACGAGGGGCTGCGGGTGCGGCTGCGGGTGCGGGGCCTGGGGCTGAGGGGCCTGGAATGCTTGAGGCACCTGGGGAGCCTGAGGTGCCTGAGGCGGTACGGCACGGATGGTGACGGTGCCCTCCGGAACGGCCCGGACCGGAGCGGGCACCTCCGCGGCGGGCTCCGGCACGACCGGGTTCACGGACCGCACCCCGGGCAGCGCCCCACCGGTCGGGTCCGTCCCGGGCGCGGGAGCCTGGGCCGGAACCCGTCCGGGCGCCGCCCCCGTACCGCCCCAGTCGACCCGCTCGCGCTCCGCGCCGAATCCGCTCTGCCGCGAGGTGTCGGCCTGCCAGGCGCTGGCGGGCTCGGCCCGTACCGGCTCATCGCCGGAATCCTCGTCCAGCTCGTCCAGAAAGACGGGCCCGGTCTCCTCCACCACAGGCTCAGGACCGGGGGCCGGCGCCGGAGCGGGCGCCGCGTCCCCGCCCTTGGGCGCGGGCCGGCTCGTACCGGGAACCCAGGCAGCGCCGTTCCAGTACCGGATATATCCAGGGATGGACGGATCCGGGTAAAACCCAGGGGCGGGGCTGCCGTCGCCGCCGTCGGGGGTGGGGGCGCTCATCACCGTGGTCCCGTATCTCCTCGCGAGCCTCGTTCCAACCCTCCACATTTACCAGACGCCCACCCGCATCCGGGCCCGTCCGCGGGTAACGACCCCGAACCGGTGTGTCCCGCACGGCGTTCAGCCCCGCGCGACGTCCTCCGCGGTCCCGTCGATCGCGGGCCCGGTCCCGGGCGGGAGGTTGGCGACGATCAGCTCGACAGCTTCCTCGATGGTGTCGGGCTTCCCGAGGGTGGCGCCATCGGTGACACGACGTACCCAGTACCCGTCGCCCCTCGGGTAGATCGTTCCCACGTCCTCAAGCCAGGGAAATCGAATACACCGGCTGAAGGAGAGAACACCGTGGCTGACGAGTGGATACAACTGCCGGATTTCAAGGCGGGCGTATGCGGCCCTGGGCATCTCGGCACTGACCTGCTGGTCATCCATTCCGAGTACGAGTTCCCACTGTTCGTCCACCGTGTCAGCGGTCAGCATCTTCCACCTACTCCTTCTTCATACCAGCTGTTGTGCATGTTTCCGACGGCACACGGGGTCAGTCCGTCGCCGACTTGGGGCCGAACTGCCCCAGATGCGGAATATCGGGCCGGGGTACCTTGATTTCCTTGTTCTCCGAGTACCAGTGGATGGATTCCCAGGACCGGCCCCGCAACTGCTCCTCGGTATCATCGAAGGCAATGCCCCCTTCGTGTTCCCGTACGGCCCTGGCGACGACGCTCATCTCCCACGCCGTCCCGTTACCTGAACCCGGCCAGTTGTTCAGGCCGAAGTTCTCGCCCCTCTCCACCGCTTTGACGAATGCCTCGACAATCGTCTCGGGCGTGTTCCAGTTTCCTAGGACGTCCTTGCCGTCCCTCGTGATCGGCATACCGTCCATAGTGATGGAAAGAGTGGTTCCATTACGGTCGTAAATCGCCTCCCCAACATTGAGCATCCAGTGCGGATTCCCGCTCGCGGTGGACGAGAAGTTGGGGCCGTTGTAGGTATGAGCTCCCGGGTCCCCATTATTCCGCAGATGAGCAGCCAGACCATCCGACCCGGCGTTCGGGCCCAGGTCCACGCCGAGCACCACACTGTGCCGTCCCGGTTTCTCGCGTTCCGGGCAACCCACGCCCTCCATTGCCGCCAGGCCCAGCGGGTCGATCTCCCCCGTCGGATTGCCCACATACGCATACGCGTTCGGCGCCGGGAGGAGGCCCAGGGGGTCCGGGGTCAGGTAGTGGCCCGATGAGGGGTCGTAGTGGCGGTGGCGGTTGTAGTGGAGGCCCGTTTCCGGGTCGAAGTACTGGCCCGGGAAGCGCAGGGGGGTGTACGCCGTGGCGCCCGGGTGCCAGCCCGTGGTGCCCCACAGCGTCGTGCGGGCGCGCCAGGCGACATCGCCCTGTTCGTCGACGAGTTCGCGGGGGGCGCCCACGAGGTCGGTGACGATGGCGAAGAAGCGGTGGTCGATCTCTTCCTGGGGCGCGTCCGCGCGGAGCCGGCGTTCGGTCTGGGAGACCGGGTGGAGGCCGTCGTGGTCCCAGGTGAGGACGGTGGTGATGCCGGGTTGGGCCGTGGTGCTGGTGGATTCCTCGCAGAGGACGTCGCCGTCCCAGGTGAAGTCCGTGCGCTCCACCGCGTGGTCACCGTCGGGGGCGAGGCGTTCCTTGGCGATGCGGCGGCCGTGGGGGTCGTAGGTGTAGCGCCAGCGGGTGCCGTCGGGGGTGGTGACCGCGGTGAGGCGGTCCTCGGCGTCCCAGGTGTAGTGCCAGTTGTCGGGTTTGCGGGAGAGGCGGGTACGGCGGCGGCGGACGACCCGGCCCTGGGCGTCGTGCTCGTAGCGGATCCCGCCGGCCCGGCCGATGCGGCTGCCGGCGTAGGTGCGGGGGCCGTTGGCGTCGGGGGCGGCCGGGGTGTGGGCTTCGGTCTGGTTGCCGAGGTCGTCGTACGCGTACCGCTCGGTCCAGCCCTGGGCGGTGACGGCGGTGACCCGGCCGGTGGGGGTGAGGGTGTAGGCGCGGTCGCCGTCGAGGAGGTCGGTGACGGCGGTGAGGGCGCCGTCCTCCCGGTAGGTGTAGGCGCGGTGCTGCACGGTCCGGTCGGCGTCGGCGTCGGGGCCGGTGCGGACGTGCTGGGCGGTGAGGCGGCCGAGGCCGTCGTAGGCCTGCTCGACGGTCAGCCGGTCGCCGTGGCGGCGGATGCTGCGGCGGCCCTCGGGGTCGAAGCCGAAGGCGATCCTGTGTCCGGAGGCGTCGAGTTCGGCGGCGCCGCCGGGGTAGGTCCAGTCGCTGGTGGCGCCGCTGGGGGTGGTGCGGTGGATCCGGCGGCCGCCGCTGTCGTAGCGGAAGGCCGTCTCCCGGCCGTTGCAGATCTCCTGGAGGAGTCTGCGGCCGGTGGCGTCGTAGGTGTAGCGGATGGAGAAGCCGGGTCCGGCGGTGTGGGTGAGCAGTCCGCGGGCGTCGTAGCCGAAGCGGGTGACGGCGCCTTCGACGTCCTTGGTGACCAGCCGTCCGACGGCGTCCCGGGAGTAGCGGACGGTCTGCCCGGCGCCGTTGGTGCGGCTGGTGAGACGGCCCGCGGCATCGTGGGTGTAGGCGAGGGCGCGGCCGTCGAAGTCGGTTTCGGCGGTGAGGCGGCCCGCGGGGTCGTAGCGGTAGGTCCAGCTCATTCCGCGGGAGTTGGTGACGCGGGTGAGGCGGAGTTCGGTGTCGTAGCCGAAGGTGTGGCGGTCGCCGTCCGGGCCGGTTCGGCTTGTGAGCAGGTCGAAGTGGGTGTAGCTGAAGCGGGTGGTGCCGCCGAGGGCGTCGGTGCGGGTGAGGCAGTTGCCTTCGCCGTCGTAGGTCCAGGACTGTTCGGTGCCGTCCGGTTCGATCCGGCGGGTGGGCAGGCCCTCGACGGTCCATTCGAGGACGGTGGTCCCGCCGTCGGGGCCGGTGATCCGGACGGGGCGGCCGAAGGCGTCGCGTTCGTAGCGGGTGACGGCGCCGCCGGGGCCGCGGACGGCCGCGGGCAGTCCGGCGGTGTCGTGCCGGATCCGGTCGAGGGCGCCGAGGCCGTCGTCGATGCCGGTGAGCCGGCCGTGGCCGTCGTGGCTGGTGCGGGTGGTGGTGCCGTCGGGGTGGGTGAAGGCGGTGGGGTTGCCGGAGCCGTCGTACTCCTGCCGCCAGACGGCTCCGTCGCCGTCCGTGACGGAGGTGAGCCGGCCGTCGCCGTCGTAGGTGACGGTGGCGGTGGTGCCGTCCGGGTGGCGTACGGCGACGAGGTTGCCGCGGTCGTCGTGGTCGTACTCGGTGGTGTGTCCGAGAGGGTCGGTACGGCTGACGACCCGGTCCCCCGCGCCGTAGGAGCGGAGTTCGGTGTGGCCGAGGGCGTCGGTCTCGGCCACCACCCGGAGCCGGTCGTCGAGCCGGAACACCTTGGTGGCGCCGGTGGAGTCGGTGTAGCGGGTGACGCGGTTCGCGAGGTCGTAGGCGAAGGCCCCGGAGAGGTGTCCGTCGGGGCCGACGGTGCGCATGACGCGGCCGGCGGTGTCGTAGACGTAGTGGAAGGTGGAGTTGTTGCGGTCGGTCCAGGAGGTGACGCGGGCTTCGGTGTCGTAGGTGAAACGGAGCGGGAGCCCGGAGGAGTTGGTGACGGTGTCGAGGTTGCCGTCGCCGTCGTAGCCGTACGACATGACGGTTATGGGCCCGTCGGGGGTGCGCAGGGCGACCCGGTCGACGCGGGCGTCACGGACGGTGACGGCGATCCGGTAGCCGCCGTCGTGGACGACCTCGGTGGGGGCGCCGTCGGGGCCGCGGTGGAAGGTGATGCCGTTGCCGTGCCGGTCCTCGACGCGGGTGAGCCAGAAGGCCGTCGAGGAGTGGTAGGGGCTGCCGGTGAAGGTGCGGACGAGTCCGGTGCGGGGGTCGGTGACGGTGTACGCGGTCTCCGCGCCCGACTCGTCGGTGCCGCCGTGCGTCAGCGGCAGCGGTTCGCCTTCCAGGGGCAGCACGCCGGTTCCGGGGCCGGGCGGGGGCAGTTCGGGGTAGACGAGGACGGTGCCGTCCTCGCGGGCCCACAGGGCGCCCAGGCCCCGGGCGTCGAGTTCGATGCGCTCGTCGAGAGTGGAGGCCCAGCTCCGGCCGAACCAGTGGCCGTGGTGGTAGCCGGAGAGATGGAGACGGCGCAGGACGAGCGGGAGGGTGCCGGGGAGGGTGAGGTCGGTCTGGGGCAGCAGCATCTGGCCGGAGGCGATGTCGACGGGGTCGCCCTCGCAGCGCCGGTCCGCGGGCGGGATGCTGTTGCCGCGGGGGTCGCCCTTGGCGTCGTCGAGGGACGCCGGTTTGGTACGGGTGTCGTCCGGGCCCTTGCGGGCGTTGCCGGACCCGGGCGCGTTGGTCCCGGATATGTCGCCGCCGTCGCCCTGGACCTTGCGGTCCTTGTTGACGCTGTCCCGGGTGTCGATGTCGACGCCCTTGTTGATCCGGGATATCTGGCGGACGTTCTCGGGCAGAGTCTTGCCGAGGTGGTCGCCCATGGTGGAGGTGGCCTTGGTGAGGGCCTCCATCGCCTTGTCGACGACGGGGTCGAGGGCCTGGGCGATATCGTCGCGGCCGCGGGTGCGGCCGTGGTGGGAACGGGCCCTGTCGAGGCGGGAGCTGGTCCGGCCGTTGACCCTGACGCTGACGAGGTTGAGGTCATTGCCCGCGCGCTCGTGTTCGGCGTGGTCGACCTTGCCCCGGCCGCCGGGTCCCGGACCGCCGCCGGCGGAGTTCAGGTTGAGGGAGTCCTTCCCGGCCTGCGCGGTCTGGTCGAGGTCGACACCCTCCTGAAGGCCGAGCGCCGCGGATCCGGCCTGGACGACGAGGTCGGCGGCCATCGACTCCAGGGCGGCGACCGCGGGGGCGGTCATGGCGCCGACGATGTAGCTGACGACCTCGTTCATGCACTCCTTGATGGCCTTGCGGACCAGCTGCTGGCAGGCGGCGATCGCGCCGGCGCCGAGGAGTGCGGAGAGACCGCCGGTCACCGGGATGAGGGCCATGGAGATTCCGGCCTTGGCCGCGAGGGCGCTGAGATGGCCGATGGCCACGTACTTCATCGCCTCGATGGCGGTGGCGGCCTTCTCCAGGGCCTCGGCGATGAGTCCGGCCGCGCTCGCGAGGTCCGTAAGGTGTTTGCCCTTGACCTTGTCCCAGTGGAGGTTGAGGGCGGTCATCGCCTCGCCCTCGCCGGAGGAGAGCAGCCGCTGGACATGCCGGTTGGCGATCTGGCCGTCGTCGAGGATGTCCTCCTGGAAGGACCGCAGACTGGCCGCCATATCGCGGTAGGCGTCCTCGTCCACGTTCGGCCAGTTGACGCCGATCAGGTCGAGCAGAGTATCGGCCCAGTCCGGCACGGTTACGGCCATAACGTCAAGCCCCCGTTTGAGTGAATGTCAACCCTTCAGTCTTACCACGGTGTTCGGGGGAGGCAGGAGTCGTTACCGGCCGGGGCGCGGTGGTGCGAGACGGGGCGCGGTAGTGCGAGACGGGGGCGGGGCGGGCCCCGGGAAACGGGCCGAAAAAAATTCCGCGAAGTCGCGTAATGGCTCGGCGTTGGGCCGCTCTCCCTTGCGTGGGCCCGTTTCCGGGCCCGTGACGACGAGGAGGAGAAGGCCCATGCACTCCACGGTGGAACGCGAACTGGAACTGCGGCTGGTGCT is part of the Streptomyces qinzhouensis genome and harbors:
- a CDS encoding RDD family protein, which translates into the protein MSNDQPPPSGWGDPGRDRPSDDDPFAKRPPGPGGQSGGSEPPPPPPPPPPPGGQEPPPPPPGPPPGSPYGPGQGGPYGGAGGTPPPPYGGSPYGGGPYGGTPDPLAGMPPLADFGRRLAARVIDALIIFIPLFIISLLAGGWSSGNSGDDWNDITSDLNTGRQWLWSLISLVAYVGYDTLMVRKTGQTVGKKLLKLRVAMLNDGSTPNTGASFTRAAVLWVPALVCCFCVWWLVIIITILADKPYRQGLHDKAAKTVVVTVPDGTGPGTTV
- a CDS encoding RHS repeat-associated core domain-containing protein codes for the protein MAVTVPDWADTLLDLIGVNWPNVDEDAYRDMAASLRSFQEDILDDGQIANRHVQRLLSSGEGEAMTALNLHWDKVKGKHLTDLASAAGLIAEALEKAATAIEAMKYVAIGHLSALAAKAGISMALIPVTGGLSALLGAGAIAACQQLVRKAIKECMNEVVSYIVGAMTAPAVAALESMAADLVVQAGSAALGLQEGVDLDQTAQAGKDSLNLNSAGGGPGPGGRGKVDHAEHERAGNDLNLVSVRVNGRTSSRLDRARSHHGRTRGRDDIAQALDPVVDKAMEALTKATSTMGDHLGKTLPENVRQISRINKGVDIDTRDSVNKDRKVQGDGGDISGTNAPGSGNARKGPDDTRTKPASLDDAKGDPRGNSIPPADRRCEGDPVDIASGQMLLPQTDLTLPGTLPLVLRRLHLSGYHHGHWFGRSWASTLDERIELDARGLGALWAREDGTVLVYPELPPPGPGTGVLPLEGEPLPLTHGGTDESGAETAYTVTDPRTGLVRTFTGSPYHSSTAFWLTRVEDRHGNGITFHRGPDGAPTEVVHDGGYRIAVTVRDARVDRVALRTPDGPITVMSYGYDGDGNLDTVTNSSGLPLRFTYDTEARVTSWTDRNNSTFHYVYDTAGRVMRTVGPDGHLSGAFAYDLANRVTRYTDSTGATKVFRLDDRLRVVAETDALGHTELRSYGAGDRVVSRTDPLGHTTEYDHDDRGNLVAVRHPDGTTATVTYDGDGRLTSVTDGDGAVWRQEYDGSGNPTAFTHPDGTTTRTSHDGHGRLTGIDDGLGALDRIRHDTAGLPAAVRGPGGAVTRYERDAFGRPVRITGPDGGTTVLEWTVEGLPTRRIEPDGTEQSWTYDGEGNCLTRTDALGGTTRFSYTHFDLLTSRTGPDGDRHTFGYDTELRLTRVTNSRGMSWTYRYDPAGRLTAETDFDGRALAYTHDAAGRLTSRTNGAGQTVRYSRDAVGRLVTKDVEGAVTRFGYDARGLLTHTAGPGFSIRYTYDATGRRLLQEICNGRETAFRYDSGGRRIHRTTPSGATSDWTYPGGAAELDASGHRIAFGFDPEGRRSIRRHGDRLTVEQAYDGLGRLTAQHVRTGPDADADRTVQHRAYTYREDGALTAVTDLLDGDRAYTLTPTGRVTAVTAQGWTERYAYDDLGNQTEAHTPAAPDANGPRTYAGSRIGRAGGIRYEHDAQGRVVRRRRTRLSRKPDNWHYTWDAEDRLTAVTTPDGTRWRYTYDPHGRRIAKERLAPDGDHAVERTDFTWDGDVLCEESTSTTAQPGITTVLTWDHDGLHPVSQTERRLRADAPQEEIDHRFFAIVTDLVGAPRELVDEQGDVAWRARTTLWGTTGWHPGATAYTPLRFPGQYFDPETGLHYNRHRHYDPSSGHYLTPDPLGLLPAPNAYAYVGNPTGEIDPLGLAAMEGVGCPEREKPGRHSVVLGVDLGPNAGSDGLAAHLRNNGDPGAHTYNGPNFSSTASGNPHWMLNVGEAIYDRNGTTLSITMDGMPITRDGKDVLGNWNTPETIVEAFVKAVERGENFGLNNWPGSGNGTAWEMSVVARAVREHEGGIAFDDTEEQLRGRSWESIHWYSENKEIKVPRPDIPHLGQFGPKSATD
- a CDS encoding RDD family protein translates to MSAPTPDGGDGSPAPGFYPDPSIPGYIRYWNGAAWVPGTSRPAPKGGDAAPAPAPAPGPEPVVEETGPVFLDELDEDSGDEPVRAEPASAWQADTSRQSGFGAERERVDWGGTGAAPGRVPAQAPAPGTDPTGGALPGVRSVNPVVPEPAAEVPAPVRAVPEGTVTIRAVPPQAPQAPQVPQAFQAPQPQAPHPQPHPQPLVPEQAQPVRPVPGADGAGGGAASWAQQPPEAPVIPWKPPVSDPFLAIAQAQAAARPAGLGRRLAARLIDTTVLGALVGAVALPLLTGAIDHINGKIEAAERSGVTVTVWLLDGTTGVQFGIVLAALLVLGALYEALPTAKWGRTLGKKLCGVTVVDIESHEPPSFGAALRRWLVYCGLGLIAVGVVNAAWCLFDRPWRQCWHDKAARTYVRG
- a CDS encoding DUF6193 family natural product biosynthesis protein, which gives rise to MLTADTVDEQWELVLGMDDQQVSAEMPRAAYARLEIRQLYPLVSHGVLSFSRCIRFPWLEDVGTIYPRGDGYWVRRVTDGATLGKPDTIEEAVELIVANLPPGTGPAIDGTAEDVARG